One genomic region from Clostridiales bacterium encodes:
- a CDS encoding aldo/keto reductase family oxidoreductase, protein MKYKNLGGIEVSRLALGLMRIADKPMQNVDRLIRAALDIGVNLFDNADIYGGGSCESKLGELIKIDPSLRQKIVLQTKCGIKGGMYDLNHDHIISSVEGSLKRLNTDHIDILLLHRPDTLMRPEQIARAFDELERSGKVRLFGVSNFSAQQTEFLQRTVKQKLIANQLQLGPAYCPIIDYGINVNTDHPSACDKSGGVLEYCRMNDITIQTYGTMQCEFTDETGYFFRGAITENKANEKYFALNALLNGLAQKYDVTPEAVAIAWVLHHPADMQAIVGTTLDKHMLGYKDCCEVTLTDYEWYKIYESAGHRLP, encoded by the coding sequence ATGAAATACAAGAATTTAGGCGGAATCGAGGTGTCACGGCTTGCGCTTGGGCTTATGCGCATAGCCGATAAACCTATGCAAAACGTGGATCGGCTTATCCGCGCCGCGCTCGATATAGGCGTGAACCTATTCGATAACGCCGATATATACGGCGGCGGCTCGTGCGAGAGCAAGCTTGGCGAACTGATAAAAATCGACCCGTCGCTACGCCAAAAAATAGTATTGCAAACCAAATGCGGCATTAAGGGCGGAATGTACGATTTGAACCACGACCATATTATATCGTCCGTCGAAGGCTCGCTGAAACGCCTTAATACCGACCATATAGATATACTGCTATTGCACCGCCCCGATACTCTCATGCGCCCCGAACAAATAGCCAGGGCTTTCGACGAGCTCGAACGATCGGGCAAGGTGCGGCTGTTCGGCGTCAGCAATTTCTCGGCGCAGCAAACCGAGTTTTTACAGCGCACCGTTAAGCAAAAGCTTATTGCCAACCAATTGCAGCTGGGTCCCGCGTACTGCCCTATCATAGACTACGGCATAAACGTGAACACCGACCACCCGTCGGCGTGCGACAAAAGCGGCGGCGTGCTCGAATACTGCCGCATGAACGATATAACGATACAAACCTACGGCACTATGCAGTGCGAGTTCACCGACGAAACGGGCTACTTCTTTCGCGGCGCGATAACCGAAAATAAGGCAAACGAAAAATACTTCGCGCTGAACGCCTTGCTGAACGGTTTGGCACAAAAATACGACGTAACGCCCGAAGCGGTCGCTATCGCTTGGGTTCTACACCACCCCGCCGATATGCAGGCGATAGTCGGCACTACGCTCGACAAGCATATGCTCGGCTACAAGGATTGCTGTGAAGTTACGCTAACCGACTACGAGTGGTACAAGATATACGAATCGGCTGGGCACAGGCTGCCGTAA
- a CDS encoding helix-turn-helix transcriptional regulator: MSFGDRLKDLLKENNISQSTLAAAISVSQRAVSKWINHQSEPTESCIVKCANYFSVSTDYMLGVRDDY; this comes from the coding sequence ATGAGTTTTGGGGATAGATTAAAAGACCTATTAAAGGAAAACAATATATCACAATCGACCTTGGCTGCTGCTATAAGCGTTTCACAAAGAGCGGTGTCAAAATGGATAAATCACCAAAGTGAGCCGACCGAAAGCTGTATTGTTAAATGCGCGAATTATTTTTCCGTGTCAACGGATTATATGTTGGGAGTGCGCGACGATTATTGA